Part of the Quercus lobata isolate SW786 chromosome 6, ValleyOak3.0 Primary Assembly, whole genome shotgun sequence genome, AAGTTGGGTATCTGCTGCCATGGTAGACTCATGGGCCTTGTCCTTGGGATCCTCTTTTGGGGGTATGTCAAGAGTTGCCAACACCAACTCCATACTCTGAGAAGTTCCTTTTTCCTGGGAGAGATCCTTTGGAACAAATGGAGGCAGTTCAGTGCCTTGGACTGTTTCTTTGTTGGCATCCCCTACTCCTGTGGTGTCCCCGGCCAGCTCTGCCCCCTTTGAGAAAGTGTTGGCTACAGGAGGAGCTTTGGATGGGATGCCCTGAATTTCACCAGCCTCCGAGAACACTGGGTCAGCCTTGGAGTCCAAAGAGCTTGAAAGGCGTATAGTTGGGCGGTAGTAGATACTTTTTGCTTTCCTAAGTACAGAAGAAGCCTCAACCTCAGCTTGGTTAAGGGCTTCATCCCATACCAGGGCACAGTAAGTCCTACATACAGCAGGGACCTCGGCCTTAAGGGCGTCCTCAGTCTCGACCACCCCAACGTCGTAACCATGCTACTCTACTTTGTCTTTGGCTTTCTCTGCCTCATCCTTAGCCTTCTCGGCTAGAGCCTTGGCCTTCTCAAGCTCttccaatttctttttcaaCGCAACAATTTGGGTCTTGAAGGAGGCCAGCTGGTTCTCAGCACTGTGCAACAGCAGCCTTTGGCTCTCGGCTTGCTTTTCAACATTTTCAAGAGCGGCTGCCGcgtattttctttctttttcctcctcCTGTAGCCTCTTTTTATCCTCTTGGAGGCTTTTATCGGCCACTTGAAAGGCCTCCACAATAGCGATACGCCTTCCTTCCTCTTCCTTCATTTGCCTATGGCAGTAATTGGTCATCTCCTCTACCCGGAAGGAGGCCTGAATAGCTTGTCAAGGAAAGAGACAAGGATTAGAGAAAGAGGATAAATAAAACAGATtagggaaaaaggaaaaggacaTACCATGGTGAGGTATCTTTTAAGACTGAGGAAGACCTTATGTCTCTTCATGCCTCGCAGCTCGGCCATATCCTCGGGGAGTAGCAACGCCTGCTCCACCGCATCTGCAACGTAGTCGGCTGTTCCTCCTTGGAAATCGTGGATGGAGGCATTGGCAAGGAGAGGTTCCCTGTTCAGCATTGGGGCAGGGAGCCGAGTCGGAGGCCCTATATGGGGGTCGTTTCTCTTCTCAGCGCCCCTCTGCCCCGTTTTGGCTTGTTTGGATGCCCTTTGAACCTCATCCTCGCGGGGGGGAAGGGTTTGTCCAGCTCCCATCACTTCCTTCCCTTTTtgctctcttttcctctttagGTCGGCCGTTTGGGAGGGCAAAGTAGGTGGAGGAGTGGGAGGCTTGGTATGAGTCACCTTCCCAGGTGCATCCCTCCCGGGTTGGGACTTTATCAAATCTAGCAGACTGGACTTTGGTTTGCGTTGAATACTCATCTTGTCGATTATTGGTGAGAATGGTGGGCCGAGATCAGGGACTGAAGTTTCCGAGGACAAGGCTTGGTTGAAAACTTCAAATTCATCATTGGAATCAACTACTTCTACCACTTCTTCCTCTTCTGTGGTAATGGGGCGAGACGAAGTAGTTGCTCCGGTTGTTTGTTATGGTGACGGGGCTTCCACTTTTGGTATACCTTCAAAGATGGGAGTTGTGGCTTGTACACCCTCTGGTTTTGGACCAGGAAGAAGGAAACCTGGTACGGCTACACTGATCCTTTGTAGGTGCAGGTCGTTCGCCTTAATAATGCACTTAGGCATTAGGAAAGTCTTAGAAATTGGGGTGTAGCCCAATATCAAGTAAGCGGCTCTAAGTTGACCGTCAGAATGAATGAAGACCTCGGCCTTTAagattttatctaaactttcccGGTTTACAGGACCGAAGTTGGGGACAATAGAGTGTGGGTCTGCGAGATCATCAAAAAATCCAGGAAGATAACATTAGTGAAATATAAGTCAAAAGAAACCTTAAA contains:
- the LOC115994367 gene encoding uncharacterized protein LOC115994367; its protein translation is MGAGQTLPPREDEVQRASKQAKTGQRGAEKRNDPHIGPPTRLPAPMLNREPLLANASIHDFQGGTADYVADAVEQALLLPEDMAELRGMKRHKVFLSLKRYLTMLFRPPSG